Genomic segment of Peribacillus frigoritolerans:
TGTCGATGAAAATGAATGGCTATCAAGACAGGATGCAGTCGAAGACAAAATAAGATGGTCAGAACAACTGGATATAAGCAGCGTCGCCAAGATCTACTTTTTCAGCAATGAAATGAATACGATTCGAAAATGGAAAGCGGAGTTGGGGAAAATCAAGCAGTACAATGCCTTTACCACAGCTTCCTCCACCCATCATAATGTAGAAGTGACCGTGGAAGGCATCACAAAAGCAACAGGCGTTCAACTGCTGCTGAAACATTTCCAGCTAGCACCCGAAAATATCCTGGCAGTAGGCGATGGCGAAAATGACCTCCCGCTATTTAAACTCGCCGGACATTGCGTTGCCATGAAAAACGCCACTGACCTGGTCAAAGAACAAGCCGATGAAGTGACGGAGTATTCATATAGAGAAGATGGACTGTATCGTTTTTTGAAGGGTAAGTTTCACTAAAATAACCTGGAAGGGCAAAGAACTAGTCTTGGAAATTTGAACGGTGATTGGAAAGCGAGTGCCCTACGTTCCCAACAACATTCAAGTTTTGACAACTAAACAAGATTCCTTAATGGTTTTTGACTGTTTTATGAAACCCTCAATGGATTTCTGAATTCAACTCCGAACGTTTTTTTTGAGGGGTGTAGAGTTTGACCAGAGATTAAACAATCTACGAATGGGCTTATTCCAAAGTTTATATTTTAGGACCCGTCCTAATTGGCATCTTGATTGAAGTGTTTTCAAGATCCACAGGTTACCTGATCATGGGGGCATTATCAATTGCGTCTACCATTGTTATTAAAACCTCCATAAAACGCTCAAAACAAGAAGCTTCACCTAATGAAGGATATCCTCTTGAAGAGATGCTGATTAATAGAAAATGATTCTTTGAAACAGGCAAGAGCAGACCTTAACGGGTTTGCTCTTGTTTATTTTGAGCTGGTGTCTATTATTATTGATACGTTCATTATTGTTAATCATTACTTTTTGATTTGGAGTATGTAGGAATTAAAAGAAAACCTATTCCAAATAAAGCATATGAAATCCATCGGACTATATCATACCATTCCATTTGTTTGAAAAAAGAAAGATTAATAATCATTGCAAGAGCACCTAAAATTACAAGTGTTTTTCCTAATACCTGTCTAGACAAAGGGGATTCCACTCCTTTTTGAATTGGTTTTACAAGATATTAACATTTTTTCTCAAAAATTACTTGTTTTGGACGATTATTTTAAAACTGAGTTTACCGATAATGATGACCTTATGGTGGGGTCTTTCTACCTCGATTTTTGGCAAGCTGAAATACGCATTTGCTTAAACTGTCTTTACTTTGCTTAATTCACGAATCAGATCGTAGCTGAAAACAATAAAATCCATGCAGGTCGTCTTAATGGCCATAATGATTTTTATTAACAAAATTTTATTAATATTGACGGTATCAATCTATGACTTTATCATAACAGCAGGATAATGATAATCATTTTCAATTATGAATGTATTAGTCAGATAAGAAGTTAAGTAGGTATAGATGACGGAAAGGGTGCAAAAAATGAAAGAATCTAGAAAAGTAAGAACATTTGGGGGAGGAGCATTCATCCTGTTATTTACGATTATGATGGTGTTATCAGGATGTAATAATTCTCAAAAAACAACGGAAGCAGAGAATACATCTGCCGAAACAAGTAATCAAGAAACAAGGACGATTAAGCATGAAATGGGAGTAACGGAAATTAAAAACACTCCTAAAAAAATAGTTACGCTTGAGTTATCTTTCGTTGATTCTTTAAATGCCCTAGGGATAAAACCTATCGGGATTTCAGATGACAACAAAAAAGATATGATTACAAAACTTGTTGGTCAAGAAATGGATTATACTTCTGTAGGAACACGTGAGCAGCCTAATTTAGAGGTTATCAGTTCTTTACAGCCGGATTTAATCATTGCAGATGCTGAGCGGCATAAAGGGATTTATAAAGATTTACAGCAGATTGCTCCTACCGTTGTCTTAAAAAGTCGGGAATCTACATATCAAGAAAATCTGGATTCTTTTAAAACGATTGCAAAGGCAGTCAATCAGGAAGATGCTGCAGAAAAAAGATTGAGCGAGCATGAAAAAACGATTAAGGAACTTAAATCGAAACTTACTGTTGATTCAAATATGACGGTTTTACCTGCAGTTGTACGTGATACTTCATTCCAAGCCCATACTTCTTCTTCCTATGATGGAGAATTGCTTGAGCGCATGGGATTGAAAAATGCGATTCAGCAGGAACAGCCACATGCCGAGATGAATCTGGAGCAGCTTGTCGAAATTAATCCGGATGTGCTGCTTTTGGCGAACAATGAGGGTAAGTTACTTACTGATGAGTGGAAAGACAATCCTCTTTGGAAAGACTTGAAGGCTGTAAAAAACGGACAGGTGTATAGTGTTGATCGAGATTTATGGACGAGATACCGTGGTGTTGTATCCGCAGAGGCCATTGCTAAAGACACTTTAAAAATGCTTGGTGAAGAATAGAGGAACAAAAGCGAAGTAAGAGATCCCATTCTTACTTCGCTTTCCATTAGGTTTAAATTTTGTTAGGAAGTGTGTTGTATAGTCAATGGAAACTGTAGTTAGAAGTAAACTGAAAGTGTTATGTACAGCTATCGCTGGAATCGTTTTGTTAATTTTAGGCGTCCTGACGAGTATTTCTGTGGGAGCGGCAGATATTGATGCATCAATGGTTTTGAAGTCCTTTTTTGATGTCGACTCGTCCAAGGAACAGACTATTATAAGGACTCTTCGTTTGCCCCGAGCTATAGTTGGAGCTTTGGTCGGTGCTAATTTAGCGGTAGCGGGTGCTCTCATGCAGGCTATTACCCGGAATTCATTAGCTTCACCACAAGTGTTTGGTGTTAATGCAGGTGCCTCATTTTTTATTGTGTCAGCTTTTGCTTTCTTTCCTAACCTTTCTTCAGTCTCTTTAGTTTGCGTTGCATTCATTGGTGCAGCAGTGGGAGGGATGGCAGTCTATTCTTTTGCTTCGGGAGGAGGAATGACCCAAGTGAAGCTGGCATTGGCTGGAATGGCTGTTCACTTTTTTTTATCTTCCTTAACGCAAGGCATGATCATCTTTAATGAACAAGCGAAAGATGTGCTCTATTGGTTGGTCGGGTCTATTAATGGAAAGACATGGGCGCACGTAAACATGATCCTTCCCTGGTCTCTTATCGGGCTATTGGTTGCTGCCTTGTTCTCTCGATCTGTTTCCATCCTTGTCTTAGGAGAAAATATGGCGCAGGGTCTTGGGCAGCGGGTGTACCGAATCCGTATTTTAGCAGGAATATTGGTGATCATTTTGGCAGGATCTTCGGTTGCCGTCGCAGGTCCAGTGGGATTTGTGGGATTGATTATTCCTCATATCGTCAGAAGACTGGTGGGTGGGGACTATCGAAGAATCATCCCTTTCTCTGCATTATTCGGCGCTTTACTCTTAGTTTACGCAGATATTCTCGCACGGTTCATCGCTTATCCTTTTGAGTCGCCGGTAGGCATCGTAACAGCTATAATCGGTGCGCCATTCTTCCTTTATTTAGCGAAGAGAGGGAGGAATATTAAGCAATGAAACTAAAACGGACATTTGGGTTGAAATCAAATTTGCAGCCTTATTCTATTCTCCTGTTGCTGACGGTTACCATGCTGATTTTATCAATGGTGAGCCTGGGCTTAGGGGCCATATATATATCACCTTTAGAAATTCTCCAAAATTTCCTTGGAAATGGTATGCAAAGTCAGACATTCATTTTGCATAACTATCGCATACCACGCATTCTAATTGCCGTGATAGTGGGGGCCGGTTTGGCAACGGCTGGAGCCATTCTGCAAGGAGTCCTTCGAAATCCGTTGGCCTCTCCGGATGTGATTGGGGTAACAAAAGGGGCCGGTTTGGCAGCTGTTATCGTCATTGTCTTATTTCCGCAATCGCCCATTATCATACTGCCTCTTTCAGCTTTTATCGGAGCGGCGGTCATGGCGGCAATTTTGATGATATTTGTTTATAAAAAAGGAGCTCAGCCAAATACAATAGCTTTGGTCGGAATAGCTTTAGGGGCCATATGTCAAGCTGGCATAGAGTATTTCATGGTCAAGTTCCCGGATGATGTAAACACGACATTGCTGTGGTTGACCGGCAGCCTATGGGGAAGAGGATGGGATCAAGTATTCATTTTGCTTCCATGTCTTGTTCTTGTCCCGGTATTGATTGCATTGACGTCTAAAATGGATGTACTGAGTCTTGGAGACGATATAGCTACAGGTCTCGGTGAAAGATCAAAATTACTGCGTTATATATTGTTAAGCGTATCTGTCATATTAATCGGAGTCTGTGTAGCAGCGGTTGGTTCCATCGGGTTCATTGGTTTAATTGCCCCCCATATTGCCCGGAGAGTGGTAGGGTCAAAATTCAAGGTATTACTTCCTGCTTCAGCTCTTTTCGGTTCTATCTTTCTCCTCGTTGCCGATAGCCTTGGAAGAGGATTATTCCCTCCAATAGAAATACCCGCCGGAATCATCACTGCGGTGATTGGCGTGCCATATTTTTTATATCTATTACGCCGTGAACGAAAAATAACATAAGGAAGGCTGGCGACCATGACAACATTATCAGCAGAGCATCTTTCTCTCTCTTATGGATCAACTCAAATCATTGATAATATCGATTTGGAAATTCCTGAAGGTAAGATCAGTATAATCATTGGTTCCAATGGTTGTGGCAAATCCACCATTCTAAAGTCTCTAGCTAGATTACTAATGCCACAGCAAGGCACGATCCATTTAGATGGAAAGGCCATTCATCAGCAATCTTCCAAGGAAGTCGCAAAGAAATTGGCTATATTGCCCCAAGCTCCGGAAGCTCCTGAAGATATAACCGTTAAAGAACTATGCTATTATGGCAGGCATCCGCACAAAGGCTTATTTTCCAGACAAACCCCGGAAGATCATAGGATTGTCGACCGTGCATTATCAGCAACAAAAATGACGGAGTTTGCTGATCGGACATTGGATGCATTATCTGGAGGACAAAGGCAAAGAGCATGGATTTCGATGGCTTTAGTACAAGAAACCGACCTTTTACTGTTAGATGAACCGACAACCTATCTCGACTTAGCACACCAAATTGAAATATTGGAATTACTGCGCGATTTAAACGTAACATATGGACGCACGATCGTCATGGTTCTGCATGATTTGAATCAAGCGGCACAGTATGCCGATCATCTAATTAGCATCAAGAAGGGAAAAATCTATAAGGAGGGACCGCCTGAAACGGTATTCACAAAAGAGATGATCAAGGACGTCTTCAGACTGGAATGCTGTATTATTGAAAATCCAGTAGATCAAACGCCCCTATGCATTCCAATTGGTTTATCTCAAGATCATTAGAAGCAGTTTCTTCCCTATTAATATAGATCAAGACGTTAGCGGTAGATTTTTATATTAATCCAACCAACATTAAATGGGGCATTCCTTCAAAAGGGGATGCCTTTTGTTTTTTCTCAATAGGCACAGTGACATACATTCGAAGCCTAAATCATAAGACTACAATAAAGGCTTATCCCTTTATAATGCCAAAAAGAGGTGCTTTTTGATGGAAAAACGAACTATTAATCAAGTGGACGGGTATGTGCCACAGCCTATCCGAAGTGATGGAGCCGGAGCGATTGACTCTGGGCCGCGAAATATTATGCGGGATCTTCAAAACCCAAATATTCTCGTCCCGCCTATCACAGATGCAGGCTTGCTTCCTAACTTGAAATTCTCGTTCTCGGACACTTCAATGACATTAAATCACGGGGGATGGTCAAGGGAGATCACCGCAAGGGAACTTCCGATTGCGACCACACTTGCGGGTGTAAATATGAGCTTAACGGCAGGAGGAGTACGTGAACTCCATTGGCATCAAGAAGCAGAGTGGTCTTATATGCTGTTAGGACGGGCACGCATAACCTCGGTTGACCAAGAAGGACGAAATTTCATTGCCGACGTCGGCCCGGGCGATCTTTGGTACTTTCCCCCAGGAATCCCACATTCGATTCAAGGGTTGGAACATTGCGAATTTTTGCTCGTCTTCGATGACGGAAACTTTTCCGATCTTAACACCTTATCCATCTCAGATTGGTTTGCACACACTCCAAAAGATGTTCTGTCGGCCAATTTCGGCGTTCCAGAGAGTGCCTTTAACTCCATTCCTTCAGATCAGGTCTATATCTATCAGGGAAAGGTACCCGGTTCACTGGAAAGTCAGGTAGTCCAGTCACCTTACGGAGAAGTTCCTTTAACCTTTAAGCACGAGCTGTTGAAACAAACACCAATCAAGACCCCTGGTGGAAGCGTGCGAATTGTGGACTCTTCTAACTTCCCTATTTCAAAAACAATCGCAGCAGCACTCGTTGAGATTGAGCCGGGTGGAATGAGAGAACTTCATTGGCACCCTAATAACGACGAGTGGCAGTATTACCTTACTGGACAAGGGCGCATGACAGTATTTACTGGAAACGGTACAGCTCGTACACTTGATTATAGAGCAGGTGATGTCGGATATGTACCCTTTGCTACTGGGCACTATATTCAGAACACCGGTACCGAAACGTTATGGTTTTTAGAAATGTTCAAAAGCAATCGCTTTGTAGATGTATCTCTAAACCAGTGGATGGCACTGACTCCTAAAGAACTAGTTCAAAGCAACTTGAATGTTGGGTCAGAATTGCTCGATTCACTACGCAAGGAGAAATGGCCTGTTGTGAAATATCCCGGGTTTCCTACTAAAATGCCGGATTAAACTGATAGGGGTATTTATATTAGAAAAGTTATGATTAGGTTCTTATTTAACAAAAGAATTTTTTACTTCAAAACCTGGGTTGCTGCGGCAACCTTTTTTTTGTGGAACGAAGGGGCAGGTCAATTGAAGGTGAAAAGGGATTATAATAATAAAACGGAATGCTTAATTAGAAGTGATTAAAACGTGGAAAACAATAATACATTAAATCCAGAGTTAACAGCTCTTTAAGTTTTTTAGAATACTCGCCAGGTTCAGTTTAAATGATAAAATGGAAAGACTTATATATTAAAGGAGACTTATTATCTTGGAAGCCAAATGTATTAAATTCTATGAATTTGGGAATCCGCAAAACGTTTTAAAAGTTGAAAATAAATGTATTCAAAGACCTTTCGAGGGGGAAGTCCTCGTTCGGATGACCACACGTCCCATTAACCCGTCTGACTTGCTGCCCATTCGCGGTGCCTATTCACACCGAATTCCCTTGCCTTCCATACCTGGTTATGAAGGGGTCGGCATTGTCGAAGAGGTGGGTCCATCGGTTTCGAAAGAGCTGATAGGCAAGCGTGTTTTGCCTTTGCGCGGTGAAGGGACCTGGCAGGATTATGTTAAAACATCTGCGGAGCTGGCCATCGTCATTCCGGATTCGATTGAGGACCATATAGCAGCGCAATTATATATAAACCCGATAACCGCATGGCTAATAATCACAGAAGTATTAACTTTGAAACCTGATGATGTTTTACTCGTAAATGCTTGCGGATCTTCGATTGGCCGCATCTTTGCCCAGTTATCCAGGATTCTTGGATTTAAGCTGATTGCTGTAACGAGAAACAATAAGTATACGGAAGAACTGCTTAAACTTGGTGCTTCATATGTGATCGATACGTCCCGATCATCATTGCATGATACAGTAATGGAAATGACGAAGGGGCGCGGAGCGAAAGCGGCCATAGATTCAGTAGGCGGCATCGATGGCTCAGAACTCGCTTTTTGTGTTCGGCCTAATGGCATCTTATTAACGATTGGTCTTTTATCAGGGCAGTCTGTAAATTGGGCGAAAATTTCCGAAAGGACAAAAGTGAATGTTAAAATGTTTCATCTTCGGCATTGGAATCAGCAGGCTTCCGTTCAAACCTGGCATGAAACGTTTAACCTTTTGATGGGGTTCATTGCTGATAAAAGGTTGACATTCATGATGCCGGATTCCTGCTACAGCCTTCAAGATGTGCAAGAAGCCATGATTGTCACGGGCGTTAGAGGGAAGATTTTTTTAAGCAATTGATTTTGCAATAGACATCCACTATGTGGTAATTGAAGGACGCATTCATCTTGGAGCACTTCCAATAGGTTCCTAAGGTAAATGGAAATGTCCCCTGATAATATGGAATTACTTGATTACCTGTAAGGTGCTAGTTTAGAATGCGGAATAGAACATGTTGATACATGATACGACTTTGGAGGAAATACTTATGAAAACAATATATGTGAATGCTACATTTTTTACGATGGACAAGGAAAACCAAATCATTGAAAACGGCATGATGATTGTGCAGGATCATACCATATCCTACATCGGCCAGCATGATGAACAGCAATTGGCAGATGCAGATCATGTGGTCAACCTTGGCGGGAAATGGATCATGCCAGGCCTTGTGAATGCCCACTCGCATATTGTAATGACCCTTTTACGCGGTATCGGGGACGATATGCTGCTGAAGCCATGGCTTGAAACGAAAATATGGCCGATCGAAAGCCAGTTTACAACGGAAATCGCCTCTGTAAGTTCACAGCTAGGCATTATGGAAATGATGAAATCAGGAACCACGACATTTTCGGATATGTTCAATCCTAATGGAATAGATGCAGGTGCTGTCATGGAGACGATAGGCGAAACAGGAATGCGCGGAGCCTTTTCCTATACGATCTTCAGCTTGGGTACCGAAAAAGACCAGAAAGCGAACCTCATGGGGGCTGAGCAGTTTTCAAAAAACTATAAAGCATTTGCCGATGGCCGCCTGACTACCATGGTCGCACCACATAGCCCATACGCCTGCACACCTGAAGCGATCATGGAAAGTGCACGAATTGCAAAAGAGAATGATTTGATGGTGCACATCCACGTATCGGAAACGGACTTTGAAATCCTCGACATCGAAAAACGGTACGGATCCCGTCCTGTCGAGCACCTTCGCCGTCTAGGCCTGTTCGATCAGCCTACAGTGATGGCACATGGAGTGGTCCTTAATGATGAAGAGCGGGCGATCCTAAAACAGCATGATGTTCGCGTTGCCCATAATCCAATCAGTAACCTGAAGCTCGGATCTGGGATAGCAGATGTCGTCAGCCTTCTTGATGCAGGCATTAAAGTGGGAGTGGCAACAGATGGCGTCGCCTCCAATAACAACTTCGATATGTTCGAAGAAATGAGGACAGCCGCATTGCTGCAAAAAGGAAT
This window contains:
- a CDS encoding HAD family hydrolase: MANKAIVLDLDGTTLNERNTVNETLEQYIGELRKSGKLIFIATGRTLEEVRDVLPSGMEADGMVTANGMSVFIGKKQIVEHALSTELVEELVAKAGAEEIFYEVHPNEGTRMALLKDKDYMVKQGLIPKPETVDENEWLSRQDAVEDKIRWSEQLDISSVAKIYFFSNEMNTIRKWKAELGKIKQYNAFTTASSTHHNVEVTVEGITKATGVQLLLKHFQLAPENILAVGDGENDLPLFKLAGHCVAMKNATDLVKEQADEVTEYSYREDGLYRFLKGKFH
- a CDS encoding FecCD family ABC transporter permease — protein: METVVRSKLKVLCTAIAGIVLLILGVLTSISVGAADIDASMVLKSFFDVDSSKEQTIIRTLRLPRAIVGALVGANLAVAGALMQAITRNSLASPQVFGVNAGASFFIVSAFAFFPNLSSVSLVCVAFIGAAVGGMAVYSFASGGGMTQVKLALAGMAVHFFLSSLTQGMIIFNEQAKDVLYWLVGSINGKTWAHVNMILPWSLIGLLVAALFSRSVSILVLGENMAQGLGQRVYRIRILAGILVIILAGSSVAVAGPVGFVGLIIPHIVRRLVGGDYRRIIPFSALFGALLLVYADILARFIAYPFESPVGIVTAIIGAPFFLYLAKRGRNIKQ
- a CDS encoding oxalate decarboxylase family bicupin, with the translated sequence MEKRTINQVDGYVPQPIRSDGAGAIDSGPRNIMRDLQNPNILVPPITDAGLLPNLKFSFSDTSMTLNHGGWSREITARELPIATTLAGVNMSLTAGGVRELHWHQEAEWSYMLLGRARITSVDQEGRNFIADVGPGDLWYFPPGIPHSIQGLEHCEFLLVFDDGNFSDLNTLSISDWFAHTPKDVLSANFGVPESAFNSIPSDQVYIYQGKVPGSLESQVVQSPYGEVPLTFKHELLKQTPIKTPGGSVRIVDSSNFPISKTIAAALVEIEPGGMRELHWHPNNDEWQYYLTGQGRMTVFTGNGTARTLDYRAGDVGYVPFATGHYIQNTGTETLWFLEMFKSNRFVDVSLNQWMALTPKELVQSNLNVGSELLDSLRKEKWPVVKYPGFPTKMPD
- a CDS encoding FecCD family ABC transporter permease, which codes for MKLKRTFGLKSNLQPYSILLLLTVTMLILSMVSLGLGAIYISPLEILQNFLGNGMQSQTFILHNYRIPRILIAVIVGAGLATAGAILQGVLRNPLASPDVIGVTKGAGLAAVIVIVLFPQSPIIILPLSAFIGAAVMAAILMIFVYKKGAQPNTIALVGIALGAICQAGIEYFMVKFPDDVNTTLLWLTGSLWGRGWDQVFILLPCLVLVPVLIALTSKMDVLSLGDDIATGLGERSKLLRYILLSVSVILIGVCVAAVGSIGFIGLIAPHIARRVVGSKFKVLLPASALFGSIFLLVADSLGRGLFPPIEIPAGIITAVIGVPYFLYLLRRERKIT
- a CDS encoding amidohydrolase family protein; amino-acid sequence: MKTIYVNATFFTMDKENQIIENGMMIVQDHTISYIGQHDEQQLADADHVVNLGGKWIMPGLVNAHSHIVMTLLRGIGDDMLLKPWLETKIWPIESQFTTEIASVSSQLGIMEMMKSGTTTFSDMFNPNGIDAGAVMETIGETGMRGAFSYTIFSLGTEKDQKANLMGAEQFSKNYKAFADGRLTTMVAPHSPYACTPEAIMESARIAKENDLMVHIHVSETDFEILDIEKRYGSRPVEHLRRLGLFDQPTVMAHGVVLNDEERAILKQHDVRVAHNPISNLKLGSGIADVVSLLDAGIKVGVATDGVASNNNFDMFEEMRTAALLQKGMYKDATKFPAQTALAMATRMGAEAIGMGHTGSLEAGKKADFITIYPYNKEHLQPLSEAYSHLLYAARGNDVCDVYIDGKNVVKDGRCLTIDEEKVIAETNRLQGTLSR
- a CDS encoding ABC transporter substrate-binding protein — its product is MKESRKVRTFGGGAFILLFTIMMVLSGCNNSQKTTEAENTSAETSNQETRTIKHEMGVTEIKNTPKKIVTLELSFVDSLNALGIKPIGISDDNKKDMITKLVGQEMDYTSVGTREQPNLEVISSLQPDLIIADAERHKGIYKDLQQIAPTVVLKSRESTYQENLDSFKTIAKAVNQEDAAEKRLSEHEKTIKELKSKLTVDSNMTVLPAVVRDTSFQAHTSSSYDGELLERMGLKNAIQQEQPHAEMNLEQLVEINPDVLLLANNEGKLLTDEWKDNPLWKDLKAVKNGQVYSVDRDLWTRYRGVVSAEAIAKDTLKMLGEE
- a CDS encoding ABC transporter ATP-binding protein yields the protein MTTLSAEHLSLSYGSTQIIDNIDLEIPEGKISIIIGSNGCGKSTILKSLARLLMPQQGTIHLDGKAIHQQSSKEVAKKLAILPQAPEAPEDITVKELCYYGRHPHKGLFSRQTPEDHRIVDRALSATKMTEFADRTLDALSGGQRQRAWISMALVQETDLLLLDEPTTYLDLAHQIEILELLRDLNVTYGRTIVMVLHDLNQAAQYADHLISIKKGKIYKEGPPETVFTKEMIKDVFRLECCIIENPVDQTPLCIPIGLSQDH
- a CDS encoding zinc-dependent alcohol dehydrogenase family protein — its product is MEAKCIKFYEFGNPQNVLKVENKCIQRPFEGEVLVRMTTRPINPSDLLPIRGAYSHRIPLPSIPGYEGVGIVEEVGPSVSKELIGKRVLPLRGEGTWQDYVKTSAELAIVIPDSIEDHIAAQLYINPITAWLIITEVLTLKPDDVLLVNACGSSIGRIFAQLSRILGFKLIAVTRNNKYTEELLKLGASYVIDTSRSSLHDTVMEMTKGRGAKAAIDSVGGIDGSELAFCVRPNGILLTIGLLSGQSVNWAKISERTKVNVKMFHLRHWNQQASVQTWHETFNLLMGFIADKRLTFMMPDSCYSLQDVQEAMIVTGVRGKIFLSN